The proteins below come from a single Phocoena sinus isolate mPhoSin1 chromosome 2, mPhoSin1.pri, whole genome shotgun sequence genomic window:
- the LOC116748465 gene encoding histidine triad nucleotide-binding protein 1-like, with the protein MADEISKAQAARPGGNTIFGKIIREEITTKIIYEGDQCLAFHDISPQAPTHFLVIPKKHTSPIPSAADGDESLLGHLMIVGKKCAADLGLKKRYRVVANEGSDGGQSVVFTSMFLEVGR; encoded by the coding sequence ATGGCAGATGAGATCTCCAAGGCTCAGGCCGCCCGGCCTGGTGGCAACACGATCTTCGGGAAGATCATTCGCGAGGAAATCACAACCAAAATCATTTATGAGGGTGACCAGTGTCTTGCTTTCCACGACATTTCCCCTCAAGCACCAACACATTTTCTGGTGATACCCAAGAAACATACATCCCCGATTCCTTCGGCAGCAGACGGCGATGAAAGTCTTCTTGGACATTTAATGATTGTTGGCAAGAAATGTGCTGCGGATCTGGGCCTGAAGAAGCGTTATCGAGTGGTGGCGAATGAAGGTTCAGATGGGGGGCAGTCTGTCGTGTTCACCTCCATGTTCTTGGAGGTTGGCAGATGA